DNA from Bordetella genomosp. 13:
AAGATCCGCGCGCGAGGCGGCCGCGTCTAGCGCCGGCGGGGATAGCCTTGCGCACGGATGCGCGTCCAGACGGCGCGCTTCTCGTCCTCGCCCAGGAACACCCAGTTGGCCACTTCCATGGCCGTACGGCCACAACCGCGGCAGACCTCGTCGAACAGGGTCGAGCAGACGGCCACGCAGGGGGAGTCGGAGGGAGACAGCGTCCGTTCGGCGGTGTCGGAAGAAGGCAGAACGTCAGGCATAAGCGGCTAGCTTAGCACTGCCGAGCAGGCCGGTTTCCATAGTCCCTGCGCGGCGCATGTGTATGCCCCCGGGCGAATCACGGCCGCCTCGAAGGCCGTCCATCAGAGTGTCGGGTCGTCAGTCCACCGCCTGCTCCGGCGCGGGCGGCGCACCCGGCGCCAGCCCGAACAGACGTGAAATACCGCCATGCAGATGCGCCACCATCGCGTCGCGCGCGGCCTGCGCATCGCGCGACGCGATGGCGGCCTCGATGGCGGCGTGCTCACGGCAGACCTCCGCGTATCGCTGGGGCGTGGGGCTGTCTGACAGGCTGCGCACCAGTTCGATGCTGAACCGGGTCTGTGCCACCAGGGCCTGCATGGTCATCTCGAAAAAGCGATTGCCGCATGCCCGCGCGATCGCCAGGTGGAAATCGATGTCCTCGTCGATGCCCGACGCGCCCGACTGGAGCGCCTGCTCGAACGCTACGCGCCGGCCGCGTATGCGAGCGAGGTCGTCGGCGGTGTGGTGGACGGCGGCGCGGGACGCGATCTCGCCTTCCACGCTGCACCGGAATTCGAGAAAACTGCGCACGTCCGGAATGCTGGACAGCCGACCGAAACTGACCAGGCTTTCTTGCGGCCGGGGCGCCCCGACGAAATGCCCGGAGCCCTTGCGGGACTGGATGCGCCCCTCGGCGCGCAGCCGCGCCAACGCCTGCCGGAGCACCGGACGCGACACCGCGAAACGCCCGGCCAGCGTGTTTTCTCCGGGCAGGCGCGAGCCCGCGGCAAATTCGTCGGTGCCCAGCAGCGCCAGGAGGTCTTCATAGACCTTGTCGCTAAGCAACCGGTCGGCCAGGGAGGTTTTCATGGGCGGGAGTGTGCGTCAAAGGACAGGGACGCTGCAAGTTGCCAGTCCATCCTTTGATGCTGTATGACAGATTATGGTCGTACCGCGTTTTCTGTATCTCAGATCTTGACTACTTTTACAGGAACGCGGATGATGCGGGCATACTTGGCGGCCGCCCCGGACCGCCTCGACATGGCGATACGACGATGTCCAAGATCACCTGCGTGCGCACCCTGCGCACCCCGCAACGCCCCAGTCTTATTTGGGTCGAGCTGGAAACCGAGGACGGCCTGACGGGCCTGGGCGAGACCTTCCGCGGCGCCGCCGCGGTCGAAACCATCCTGCACGAAGAGATCGCACCCTGGCTGCTGGGTCGCGACGCCGTGCACATCGAAGGCATCTCGCGCCACCTGCTTACCCCTTATGTCGGCTTCAGCGGCTCCAGCGCCGAGGTACGCGCCGCCAGCGCCATCGACATCGCGCTGTGGGACCTGGCCGGGCAACGCCAGCAGGTTCCCCTATACGTGGCGCTGGGAGGCGGGGCGCGGGCCGCGGTGCCGGTCTACAACACCTGCGCGGGCTATGCCTACAACACCACCGGCGTGCGCCGCGACATCGGCAACGCTGATCGAAGCGCGGGCCCGTACGACGACCAGGTCGCCTTCATGCGCGATGCAGGCGCGCTGGCCGAAAGCCTGCTGGCCGAAGGCTATCGCGCCATGAAGATCTGGCCCTTCGACATCTACGCGCCCGCCACCGGCGGCCATACCATCGGGCTGGCAGACCTGAAGGCCGGGCTGGAGCCCTTTCGCAAGATCCGCGCCGCCGTGGGCGACGACATCGAAGTCATGTGCGAACTGCACAGCCTGTGGGGCAGCCACGCGGCGCTGCGCATCTGCCGCGCCCTGGAAGACCATGGCGTGTTCTGGGCCGAAGACCCCTTGTCGAAAATGGACGATGCGCAGGGCCTGGCGGACCTGCGGCGGCAGACGCGTACGCCCATCTGCGGCAGCGAGACCCTGGGTGGCGTGCGCCAGTTCCGCGACCTGCTGGCGGCCGACGCACTGGACGTGGTGATGCTGGACCTGGCCTGGTGCGGCGGGATCACGGAAGGCCGCAAGATCGCGGCTTTCGCGCAGGCCTACAACAAGCCCCTGGCGCCGCACGACTGCACCGGTCCCGTCACGCTGATGGCGGGCCTGCACATGGCGCTGCACGCGCCCACGGCCATCTACCAGGAAGTGGTGCGCGCCTCGCTGGCCACCTGGTATCGCGACCTTGTCACCGAGCTGCCCGTGGTGGTCGACGGCATGGCCCAACCGCCCGGCGCGCATGGCCTGGGCACGGCGCTGTCTGCGGCCTTGCGCCAGGCTTCCGACACCACCGTGCGCGAAAGCCGCAACACCTGAGACGGAGCCCGCATGCATATCGACATCGTCGGCCTGCACGCCGAACACGCCCCCAGACTGCAGGCCCTGCTGGGCGACGACTACCGGGTTCGCGGTCTGGCCGGCTTTTCCGCCACGGGCGACATCACCGCGGACGTGGTCATCGCCAACAGGATCACCGCGCAAGAGGCCGAACGCCTGCGCGGCCGGCTGCTGCAGGTGCCGGGCGCCGGCACCGAGCAGGTGGCGCTGGCGGCGCTGCCGTCCGGCTGCTGGGTCTGCAACGTGCACGGCCACGAAGTGCCCATCGCCGAGTTCGTCATCCACGCGATCCTGGAACACGCGCTGACGCCCTGGCGCTATCCCGCGGTGCTGGACGAAGACGCCTGGCCGCGCGCCTACGCGCAGCGTGCCATCCATGGCGAGGCCGCGGGCCGCACGCTGGTCATCCTCGGCTACGGCCACATCGGCCGCGAAGTCGCGCGGCGCGCTCGCGCACTGGACATGAGCGTGGTGGCCGTCACGCGCAGCGGCCATGGCGCACCCGACGAGGACGTGCGCTACGCCGCCGTCGACACGCTGCACCAGGTGCTGCCCGAGGCCGACGTCCTGGTGCTGTGCTGCCCGCTGACCGATGCCACGCGCGGACTGATCGGGCGCGAGGCGCTGGGTCTGCTGCCGCCGCAGGCACTGTTGGTGAACGTGGCTCGCGCCGAGGTGGTGGACGAACGGGCGCTATACGACGCGCTGGCCGAGGGCCGGCTGGGCCGGGCCGCGCTGGACGTCTGGTACCAGTACCCCGCCGCTGGAGGCGCGCCCACACCGCCTTCGCGGCTGCCCTTGTACAGCCTGCCGAACGTGCGAGGCACGCCCCATGTCTCGGCCATGACGCCCGGCCTGCTGGATCGCCGCTACCGCTTCATGGCTGACAACATCCGCCGGCTGCAGTCCGGCGCGCCCCTGGAGAACGTCGTGCGCGCTGGACGATAGGCAGCGGGCGACGGACTATTCATAAAAAACACGGAGACGACGACAATGCCCACCCTCACCTTCGGCGCCGGGCGCCGCAAGACACTGCAGGCCCTGGCCGCCGCGGCACTGACACTGGCCTGCGCCACGGCGTCCGCCGCGGCGGACTGGCCCGACAAGCCTGTACGCATCATCGTACCCAACCCCGCGGGCGGCGCCTCCGACGTGCTGGCGCGCCTGCTGGGCAAGGAACTCGGCACCCTGTGGGGCCAGCCCGTGGTGGTCGAGAACCGCCCGGGCGCCAACGGCAACATCGGCGCCGCCCTGGTGGCCCGGTCCGAAGCGGACGGCTACACGCTGCTGTTGATGGACCTGAGCAGCCTGGCGATCTCGCCCGCCTTGTATCCCAAACTGGGCTACGACCCCGCGAAAGACCTGGCGCCCGTGTCCTTCGTTGCCTACTCGCCGCACATCCTGGTGGTGCGCAGCGACCTGCCTGTGTCCAATGTGCACGAGCTGGCCGCTTACGCGAAGGCGCATCCGAACAGGCTCAACTATGGCGAGACCACTGGCGCCATCACGCATCTGGCGGGCATCGAGCTGGCAAAGAAGATGGGCTTCACCTGGAACTACATCGGCTACAAGGGCGGTGCGCAGGTGCTGTCCGACCTGACGGGCGGGCAGATCGACGCCACCATGAACAGCTTCCTGGCGACCTATCCCCTGGTGAAGGCGGGCAAGATCAAGCTGCTGGCGGTGAACAGCACGCAACGCTTCGGCCAGATCCCGGACACGCCAACCGTGGGCGAGACCGTGCCCGGATTCGAATCGGGTTCGTGGCAAGGCCTGATGACCACCGGCGGCACGCCCGCCGCGCTGATCGAGAAGATCAACCGCGACGTGGCCACCGTGCTGGGCCGCCCCGAGGTCGGCAAGCAGCTGACCGACCTGGGCTCCGAACCCGTGCGCAGGACGCCCGCCGAATTGGGCCAGTGGATGCGCGAGCAGACTAACCGCTGGGGCAGCGTGGTGCGCGATGCGGGGATCTCGCTGCAATAGCGACGCGATCTGCGGGACCGGCGAGCGCCCTCACGCGCCCAGCTGCCACCCGAAGAAATCGGCCGCCTCGGCCAACACCTCGCCGAAGGCTTCCTCGGGCAGGTAGTGCGCCGCCGGCAGCGCACGACCCGACACCTCGCCGGCCACCGCGGCCCACAGGCCGAGCACGTCGAAGTTCTTGCCCACCGCGCCGCGCTCGCCCCACAGCACGCGCAGCGGCGCCGTCACGCGTTCGCCGGCATCCCGGCCCGCGCGGTCATGCTCAAGGTCGATGGTGGCGGAAGCGCGGTAATCCTCGCAGACGCCGGTGGCCCAGCCTGGCAGCCGCGCGCAGCGCTCGTACTCGGCCAGGGCCTCGGGCGAGAAGTGCGCCAGCCCGCCGGGCCGGTTGCCCATCAGCAAGCGCACATAGGAAGGCCCGTCATGCTCGATCATCGTCTCGGGCAGCGGCGCCGGCTGGATCAGCCAGAACCAGTGGTAGTACGCCTGCGCGAAGGCGCGCGTGGTGCCCTCGTACATGTCCAGCGTGGGCGCGATGTCCAGCAGCATCATGCGGTTGACGCTGTCCGCGTGGTCCAGCGCCAGGCGATGCGCCACACGCGCGCCGCGATCGTGGGCCAGCACGTCGTATCGCTCGTGACCCAGGCCCTGCATCAGCTCGGCCATGTCGCGCGCCATTTCGCGCTTGGAATAGGAGCCATGGCCGGGTTCCGCGGCCGGCTTGTCGCTGTCGCCGTAGCCGCGCAGGTCCACCGCCACGCAGGTGCGGTGCCGCGTCAGTTCGGGCCACATGCGATGCCAGATGACGTGCGTCTGCGGATGGCCATGCAGCAGCAGCATGGGCGGTCCCTCGCCGCCGATGCGCGCGGCCAGCTCGATGCCATTGGCCCGGATACGTTGCAGGGGTAGATCGAAAAGCGTGGTCATCTGGGGATTCTCCGTGCTGCGCGCCGTTGGCCCGCAGCGGGTCCGTGTGCTCAGGAAGCGGCGTCCCTGACCGGCGGCGCGCTTGCCGCGCCGTCCAGCCGGCTGCGCATGCGTGCCGCCACGTTCTTCATCCAGGGATGACGAGCCCAGTGCTCGGCCTCGAACGCCTCGACGTCGGCCAGCCGCGCCAGCGTCGCGCCCACCATGTCCTGCCCCTCGGCAAACATGCGTCGATGGCGTTCGGGCAGCGTGAAGGCGGCCCGCCACCCGTCGGCGCCATGCACCGTGCAGTCCGCGACGTCGATGGCGATACGGTTGCTGGCCGGGTCGCCCACCTGCCGCAACAGCGCGTCCACCTCCGCGGGCTCGAGCGTGATCAGCAGCAGGCCGTTGTTCAAGGCGTTGAAATAGAAGATCTCGCCATAGCTCGACGCGATGATGGCCCGGATGCCGAACTGCTGCAAGCCCCACACCGCGTGTTCTCGGCTCGATCCGCAGCCGAAGTTGGGCCCGGCCACCAGAATGGCCACGTCGCGCCAGGCCGGCTGGTTCAGCACGAAGTCCGGACGCGGCGCGCCGGTCTCGTCGAAGCGCAGGTCGTACAGCAGACCGCGGTCCAGGCCGGCCTTGTCGATGATGCGCAGGAACTGCTTGGGCATGATCTGGTCGGTGTCCAGATTGCTGTAGGGCAGCGGCGCGGCCACGGCCTCGATGCGTGCCTGGTTCATGGGCGTACCTCTTCAGGTTGCGCGCCGCGGGCGGGCCCGCCCGGCGACTGCAGTGTCCTCACGTCGACGATCCGTCCGGTCAGCGCGGCGGCGGCCGCCATGGCCGGGCTCATCAGGTGGGTGCGTCCGGCGCGTCCCTGCCGGCCCTCGAAGTTGCGGTTGGTGGTCGAGGCGCAGCGTTCGCCCGGGCTGAGCATGTCGTCGTTCATGGCCAGGCACATCGAGCAGCCCGGCTGGCGCCATTCGAAGCCGGCCTGGGACAGCAGCGCGGCAATGCCCTCTTCCTCGGCCTGCCGCCGCACCGCGCCCGAGCCCGGCACCACCATGGCCCGCACGCCCGCCGCCACCTTGCGGCCTCGTACCACTTCGGCCACCGCGCGCAGGTCTTCTATGCGGCCGTTGGTGCACGAACCGATGAAGACGCGGTCCACGGGAACGCCGGCGATGGGCGTGCCGGGCGCAAGCCCGATGTAGTCCACCGCCTTGCGCAGCGCGATGCGCGCCAGCTCGTCCTCGGCCTGCTCGGGATCGGGCACGCATCCATCCACCGGCATGGCCTGGTCGGGACTGGTGCCCCACGTGACATACGGCGCGATGGCCGCTGCGTCGATGCGGTGCTCGATGGCGAAGCGCGCGTCCGCGTCGGAACGCAGGCCGAGCCAGTAGGCGCGCGCCTGTTCGCCCGCCTCGCCCTGCAGGTCGGGCGCCCGGGCACAGACGTAGTCGACCGTGACGGCGTCGGGCGCGATCAGCGCGGCCCGGGCGCCCGCCTCCACGGTCATGTTGCACAGGGTCATGCGCGCCTCGGCCGACAGGACATCGATGGCCGTCCCGCAGTATTCCACTGCGTGACCGCGCGCGCCCTGCGCGCCGATCCGGTGCACGACATGGATCACGAGGTCCTTGGCCGAAACGCCTTGCCCCAGTTGCCCCTCGACACGGATGCGCAGATTGCGCGCCACGCGATACACCAGCGTCTGCGTGGCCAGGATGTGTTCGACCTCGGAGGTGCCGATGCCGAATCCCAGCGCGCCCAGCGCGCCATAGGTGGTGGTGTGGCTGTCGCCGCACAGCACCACCATGCCGGGGCGGATCATGCCGTGCTCGGGCGCCACCACGTGCTCGATGCCCTGCAGCGGATCGGTGGTGTCGAACAGCGTCACGCCGTGTTCGCGGCAGTTGCGCCCCAGGTTCGCGGCCTGCAGGGCCGAGGCGGGATCCTGTATGGTGCGCCGCGCGGCCGGCACCGGGTGCGTGGGGATGATGTGGTCCACCACGGCCATCTGCTGGCCGGGCCGCAGCGTACGCCGGCCGCGAGAGGCCAGGCCGCTGAAGGCCTGCGGGCTGGTGTACTCGTTCATGATGTGCAGGTCGACGTACAGCAGCACGTGCTCGGGATCAAGCCGCGCCACCGTATGGCTGGCCACCAGTTTGTCGTACAGGGTCATGCCGGGCATGGTCGTTCCTTCGATGTCGCTCGCCAGGCCACCGCGGCGGCCTGGCGGGCAATGCCTTCAGTTGGGCGTGATGCCGGCGTCCTTGATGACGCCGGCCCAGCGCGTCATTTCGCGCGCCACCATCTCGTCCGTTTGCGAGGGCGTGGAGATCCATGCCTCGAAACCTTCTCGCTGCAGCCGCTGGGCCATCTCGGGCGTGCGCAGCGCCTGGGCCAGCTTGGCGTTCAGGGTGTCCAGCACCGCGGGAGGCGTGCCGGCCGGCGCGCTGACCACGAACCAGGTGTTGAACTCGTAGCCGGGCAGGCCCGACTCCGCGATGGTGGGCACCTCGGGCAGCAGCGGCGAACGGGTCTTGCCCGTCACGCCCAGCGCCTTCAGCTTGCCGCCGTCGACCTGCGGCTTGGCGGCCGACAGCACCGGAAAGCTCATCTGCACCTGGCCGCTGATGGTGTCCAGCATGGCCGGCCCGCCGCCCTTGTAGGGCACGTGCATGATCTGTGTCTTCGACACGGTCTTGAACAGTTCGGCCGCCATGTGGAAGGTGCTGCCCGTGCCCGCAGAGCCGAAGCTCAACTCATTGGCGGGCCGCGCGCGCACGTACGCCAGCAGCTCCGCCACGTTGTTCACGGGCAGGCTGTTGGTCACCGTCAGCACGTGCTGCGACGTCGCCACCGTGCCGACCGAACGCAGGTCCTTCAGCGTGTCGAACGGCATGTCCTTGAACAGCGACGGATTGATCGCCAGCGACATGGTGTTGATGGCCAGCGTGTAGCCGTCGGGCTGGGCGCGCGCCACGGCGGCCATGCCGATATTTCCCGACGCGCCGGCGCGGTTCTCCACCACCACGGTCTGGCCCAGGGCCTTGCCCCAGGCATCAGAGATGAGCCGCGCGGTGATGTCCACGCTGCCGCCGGGCGCGAACGGCGCGACCAGGGTAATGGGCCGCTGCGGGAAAGCCTGCGCCACGGCGGAACCGGGCGCGGCGATGAGCAGCGCCGCGGACGCACAGCCGGCCGCCAGCATGGCGCGCCGCACACCCCGAGGCATAAACGTTAAAGATGTGGGATTGGAAATCATGCCGTTGTCTCCTTTTTCTGGATGGCCGCCGATCTGCGCGGCGGTTGTGTTTGATGCCAGCCCAGTTTATATCCCCATTCCATTCTTATAATTAACGGCGATATAAAGTTTTATTCACTCCAATTTAATAATCACCTCAGGCATCCGGCATATGGACGGGGTATCCGATCTCGCCTTCTTCTCCTTGCTGGTCCGCCACGGCAACCTGTCCGCCGCCGCGCGGGAACTGGGCATCACGCCGCCGGCGGTCAGCACGCGCCTGGCCAACCTGGAACGGCGGCTGGGCGTGCGCCTGCTGAATCGCACCACTCGTCGGGTCAGCGTCACGCACGAGGGCGAGGTCTATCTTGCTGGCAGCGGCCGCATCCTGGCCGAACTCGAAGCGCTGGAACGCAGTGTGGCAAGCACGCGCGCCCAGCCCAAGGGCCTGCTGCGGCTCAACGCCACGTTCGGCTTCGGGCGCACGCATATCGTGCCGGCCGTTTCCGATTTC
Protein-coding regions in this window:
- a CDS encoding DUF1289 domain-containing protein, with amino-acid sequence MPDVLPSSDTAERTLSPSDSPCVAVCSTLFDEVCRGCGRTAMEVANWVFLGEDEKRAVWTRIRAQGYPRRR
- a CDS encoding FadR/GntR family transcriptional regulator, giving the protein MKTSLADRLLSDKVYEDLLALLGTDEFAAGSRLPGENTLAGRFAVSRPVLRQALARLRAEGRIQSRKGSGHFVGAPRPQESLVSFGRLSSIPDVRSFLEFRCSVEGEIASRAAVHHTADDLARIRGRRVAFEQALQSGASGIDEDIDFHLAIARACGNRFFEMTMQALVAQTRFSIELVRSLSDSPTPQRYAEVCREHAAIEAAIASRDAQAARDAMVAHLHGGISRLFGLAPGAPPAPEQAVD
- a CDS encoding mandelate racemase/muconate lactonizing enzyme family protein; amino-acid sequence: MSKITCVRTLRTPQRPSLIWVELETEDGLTGLGETFRGAAAVETILHEEIAPWLLGRDAVHIEGISRHLLTPYVGFSGSSAEVRAASAIDIALWDLAGQRQQVPLYVALGGGARAAVPVYNTCAGYAYNTTGVRRDIGNADRSAGPYDDQVAFMRDAGALAESLLAEGYRAMKIWPFDIYAPATGGHTIGLADLKAGLEPFRKIRAAVGDDIEVMCELHSLWGSHAALRICRALEDHGVFWAEDPLSKMDDAQGLADLRRQTRTPICGSETLGGVRQFRDLLAADALDVVMLDLAWCGGITEGRKIAAFAQAYNKPLAPHDCTGPVTLMAGLHMALHAPTAIYQEVVRASLATWYRDLVTELPVVVDGMAQPPGAHGLGTALSAALRQASDTTVRESRNT
- a CDS encoding 2-hydroxyacid dehydrogenase produces the protein MHIDIVGLHAEHAPRLQALLGDDYRVRGLAGFSATGDITADVVIANRITAQEAERLRGRLLQVPGAGTEQVALAALPSGCWVCNVHGHEVPIAEFVIHAILEHALTPWRYPAVLDEDAWPRAYAQRAIHGEAAGRTLVILGYGHIGREVARRARALDMSVVAVTRSGHGAPDEDVRYAAVDTLHQVLPEADVLVLCCPLTDATRGLIGREALGLLPPQALLVNVARAEVVDERALYDALAEGRLGRAALDVWYQYPAAGGAPTPPSRLPLYSLPNVRGTPHVSAMTPGLLDRRYRFMADNIRRLQSGAPLENVVRAGR
- a CDS encoding Bug family tripartite tricarboxylate transporter substrate binding protein, encoding MPTLTFGAGRRKTLQALAAAALTLACATASAAADWPDKPVRIIVPNPAGGASDVLARLLGKELGTLWGQPVVVENRPGANGNIGAALVARSEADGYTLLLMDLSSLAISPALYPKLGYDPAKDLAPVSFVAYSPHILVVRSDLPVSNVHELAAYAKAHPNRLNYGETTGAITHLAGIELAKKMGFTWNYIGYKGGAQVLSDLTGGQIDATMNSFLATYPLVKAGKIKLLAVNSTQRFGQIPDTPTVGETVPGFESGSWQGLMTTGGTPAALIEKINRDVATVLGRPEVGKQLTDLGSEPVRRTPAELGQWMREQTNRWGSVVRDAGISLQ
- a CDS encoding alpha/beta fold hydrolase, with protein sequence MTTLFDLPLQRIRANGIELAARIGGEGPPMLLLHGHPQTHVIWHRMWPELTRHRTCVAVDLRGYGDSDKPAAEPGHGSYSKREMARDMAELMQGLGHERYDVLAHDRGARVAHRLALDHADSVNRMMLLDIAPTLDMYEGTTRAFAQAYYHWFWLIQPAPLPETMIEHDGPSYVRLLMGNRPGGLAHFSPEALAEYERCARLPGWATGVCEDYRASATIDLEHDRAGRDAGERVTAPLRVLWGERGAVGKNFDVLGLWAAVAGEVSGRALPAAHYLPEEAFGEVLAEAADFFGWQLGA
- the leuD gene encoding 3-isopropylmalate dehydratase small subunit → MNQARIEAVAAPLPYSNLDTDQIMPKQFLRIIDKAGLDRGLLYDLRFDETGAPRPDFVLNQPAWRDVAILVAGPNFGCGSSREHAVWGLQQFGIRAIIASSYGEIFYFNALNNGLLLITLEPAEVDALLRQVGDPASNRIAIDVADCTVHGADGWRAAFTLPERHRRMFAEGQDMVGATLARLADVEAFEAEHWARHPWMKNVAARMRSRLDGAASAPPVRDAAS
- the leuC gene encoding 3-isopropylmalate dehydratase large subunit, whose translation is MPGMTLYDKLVASHTVARLDPEHVLLYVDLHIMNEYTSPQAFSGLASRGRRTLRPGQQMAVVDHIIPTHPVPAARRTIQDPASALQAANLGRNCREHGVTLFDTTDPLQGIEHVVAPEHGMIRPGMVVLCGDSHTTTYGALGALGFGIGTSEVEHILATQTLVYRVARNLRIRVEGQLGQGVSAKDLVIHVVHRIGAQGARGHAVEYCGTAIDVLSAEARMTLCNMTVEAGARAALIAPDAVTVDYVCARAPDLQGEAGEQARAYWLGLRSDADARFAIEHRIDAAAIAPYVTWGTSPDQAMPVDGCVPDPEQAEDELARIALRKAVDYIGLAPGTPIAGVPVDRVFIGSCTNGRIEDLRAVAEVVRGRKVAAGVRAMVVPGSGAVRRQAEEEGIAALLSQAGFEWRQPGCSMCLAMNDDMLSPGERCASTTNRNFEGRQGRAGRTHLMSPAMAAAAALTGRIVDVRTLQSPGGPARGAQPEEVRP
- a CDS encoding tripartite tricarboxylate transporter substrate binding protein, producing MLAAGCASAALLIAAPGSAVAQAFPQRPITLVAPFAPGGSVDITARLISDAWGKALGQTVVVENRAGASGNIGMAAVARAQPDGYTLAINTMSLAINPSLFKDMPFDTLKDLRSVGTVATSQHVLTVTNSLPVNNVAELLAYVRARPANELSFGSAGTGSTFHMAAELFKTVSKTQIMHVPYKGGGPAMLDTISGQVQMSFPVLSAAKPQVDGGKLKALGVTGKTRSPLLPEVPTIAESGLPGYEFNTWFVVSAPAGTPPAVLDTLNAKLAQALRTPEMAQRLQREGFEAWISTPSQTDEMVAREMTRWAGVIKDAGITPN